From Nocardia sp. NBC_00416:
GGGTTCCCTCCACTGTCCAGGTGAGATCGACCCCGGCGCGGGCCGCGCCGACGAACAGCGCTTCCAGATCGGCGGCGGTCGGCTGCGGTGTGTGCTCGGCGAGCTGACCATCGCTGCGCAGCACCCCGAGCAGGCCGCGGATCTCGTTGAGCGCCTCACGCGCGGTGGCGCCGATCGATTCGAACTCCGCCCGCGCCGCGTCGTTCACACCGTCCACCCGGTACGGCGCGGTCTGCGCCTGCACCACCACCAGCGACATATGGTGTGCGACCACATCGTGCAGGTCACGCGCGATCCGCGCCTTCTCCTCGAGGATCGTGCGCCGGGCGCGTTCCAGATCGCTGACCTCGGTCTGCCGGTTCAGTTCGGAACGGGACCGGATCAGCGAGCGCAGCAGCAGCGCGACGAAGATCGATCCGCCCAGCGAGACCGGCCAGGCCCACGGGTCGGCGCCGACCCCCTCGGCCGACAGCGCCGCGCCCAGCAGCAGCGAGGTCGCCGCCCACACCACCGCGACCAGCTGCAACGGCGAACGCAGTGCCACCGCGAACACCAGGAAATACAGGGCGACGATATGCACCACCTGGAACGGAATCGCCTCCCCCGGCACGTTCGGCACCGCCAAAGCGATGAACAGCGCCGATCC
This genomic window contains:
- a CDS encoding sensor histidine kinase → MNDTSVAKPGTRNRSIWGLMTRLGSRWWLDAGSAFTALVLFSVAWPTLHLTHQMPWPIQPLVAALAALPVLLMRSNALLGWAVSAGSALFIALAVPNVPGEAIPFQVVHIVALYFLVFAVALRSPLQLVAVVWAATSLLLGAALSAEGVGADPWAWPVSLGGSIFVALLLRSLIRSRSELNRQTEVSDLERARRTILEEKARIARDLHDVVAHHMSLVVVQAQTAPYRVDGVNDAARAEFESIGATAREALNEIRGLLGVLRSDGQLAEHTPQPTAADLEALFVGAARAGVDLTWTVEGTLAVVPDTVGSALYRIVQESLANAGRHAPGAPVRVTVDCATAVELIVVNAAGTSTAHAGPGGHGIPGMQARALAVGGHLDATPTPDGGFRVRALLPLGPATMPLPVGANSAVI